The Pangasianodon hypophthalmus isolate fPanHyp1 chromosome 20, fPanHyp1.pri, whole genome shotgun sequence genomic sequence ACCTACGGAAAGTTCCTGCTTCAACGAatgaaaaaacatatatttatttcacttttcttCCTGTGATGTACAATCTACAATGTAATGTTCCACTTTTGACATTGTCCCCAACAAATAGCAAGCTTTAACAGAGCAACAGCTTTGTACCAATGTGTATAGCTTTTCTGCCAGCTAAAAACCGAACCCAAACAGTGCTTGCTGTGTAAGCACAGTGCAATTCAAACAGTTCCTCATTCACATGCTTGCTCCTCATTAACATGGGTACTTTGTACAATGCTGGTTATTGTGGTTCACTGAAGCAAAACTTTTCAAGTAATGGCTACACAGAGAATGTGAATCTGTGTCAGGAAAGGTTTACTGAGGTTCAGTGAGGGATTATACTCTATAACCGTTGTTAAAATAGGTAACAGGATTTAATGATTAGTGGATTTAAAAACTCTTGATAAAAACAATATGTACCCTGTCCTGATTAGCTGCATGTGTCATCCAGGAGTTTGTTTCTCTGTTTGGTAGAGGCCTTTTCCTAGTGGCTCTTTGCCACTTCACTTCTGAGAGAGAAATCACTTGATGAAAAACTCTTATTTGAATGACAAAAGCTATGTTATTTTTCAGCAAAGAAATGAATCCTTCTACAATGCCCTTCTGAGAACTTTCCCCTCAGGCCACCATCTGTCAGCTGTTGATATATCTCTAGTAACTGTTGATGTTTCCACTATTCCCATGCAGGTATCGGCTACGCTTCCATTGTGATCGTTTCCCTACTCAACATCTACTACATTGTGATTTTGGCTTGGGGCTTGTACTACCTGTTCCAGTCCTTCCGGCCTGAGCTTCCTTGGGCCAGCTGCAATAATGAGTGGAACACGGAACACTGTATAGAGGACACACTCCGCAAGAATATGAGCTTAGGGGGGCCTTCCAATACTACGAACTTCACGTCACCAGTCACTGAGTTCTGGGAGtaagtgtttaaatgttaaaagttaCTAGTTTGTTTTTCCATCTCTTGTGCTTTCTAGTAAGAATATGGCCCCATTTTCACAAGTGCTGAAAATGAAATCCCAGAAGATTTTGCATAGATCTGTACTGTACAATGCTATCGTGACTCTGTGTCAAATAGCAGGTGTCCTCAATAACCTTCGGCAACAATACATTTACAACCTGGTCCTTGCTGTGTTTGCTGGACTGGCTTGGCTTAACACAGACTCAGCTCACATAAACTAATTATATAGTAAAGGGGCTGGAGGGGACTGGCTGAATCTGGAGCCATAAACTAGCCCTGTCCATTCTACTATGTCTGTCTGGTTGTTTTGATTCAGCCTCAAACATCCATTCAAACATGTCTTCCTGCGTTATCCGTGGGTGACCAGGTGGTCATTATTTTCATGATGATTGTCGATCTTGTTGTTCTTGAAATGGCTCACCAGAATCTCATGTCTCTACAGGCACAACGTCCTCAGTATTTCTGATGGCATCGATAATGTGGGCCCTGTTAAATGGGACCTGGCTCTGTGTCTCCTTGCTATGTGGGTCATCTGTTTCTTCTGCATCTGGAAGGGTGTGAAGTCCACAGGAAAGGTGAGTTTAAATTCAGCAGTGGTTTATTTGGTATCTAGTACACTACTTGTCCAGTGAATTATTTCTCAGGCAAGGGTATATTTTATACATGATAGTTTCTGGCCATCAACTCTTAGCATGTTTTAGGATGCTAGGTAAAGTTTTGGCTATGTACACAGAGCATGTTTGCCGAAGCAGTCATCACAAATAACCTTCCCCCGGTGATTCTTGTCTAAGACAATGACAACAAACATGTTCCTCATAGACATGAGCAACTACCTGGAGTTAACTCACCACCGTATAATTCTAAAGCTGTCTTTTCTGTAAGCGACCCTATTTATTGATTGCTGTATTTGTGGGAGGTGTCTAACTGAGTGCAATGACTCCCACTAATCCTGCCAAAAGGTTCTCAAAACATGTCCCACAGATAAAACTACTCTGCATTGTGGACGTTGTCCATTCTTGGGTTAATCACTAGTAAAATGCAAATGATGGTGATACATTTCAAAGGTTGACCTGAAATGTGCAGGTCTTGCGTCTTCCATTAGAAATCTCCAGTTATAGACTTTGACCTGTCACCCGAATGAGTTTATATTTAATCTGCATCTACATATTCTTTTCCTTTAGGTTGTGTACATCACAGCAACCTTTCCATTTGTCATGCTGGCTGTGCTCCTGATCCGGGGTGTCACACTTCCTGGGGCAGCCGAGGGCATCAAATTCTATCTGTATCCAAATGTCACCCGTCTACAGGATCCTGAGGTAAGACCTCATGCCCCCGTGGAGCAACGTATCACCTTGAGCACCGCTAGGgaattgaattaataattacatGTGTTAAGGAACAGCTCGCACTTTGCACAACATGATCTTGTTAAACACATGAAGCACTTTGCAGGCAAGCCAAGCATGCAAGTTGTAATGCCAGTAATGAAAACAAACTACGTGTCTTAACATATCTTCTTTTTGTTTAGGTTTGGATTGATGCAGGGACACAGATTTTCTTTTCCTACGCCATTTGTCTGGGAGCAATGACATCACTGGGGAGCTACAACAAGTACAAATACAACTGCTACAGGTGAGCTTCCTCGCCACGGGGTGGGGGCCGTGGGATTAGTCCAGTCAACAGGCAAAAAAGTGGGGACTTAGGTTCCTTTTGTGTTAATTAACAAGCTCCATGACATATGTGTGACATAGGGACTGTTTGCTGCTGGGAGGCCTGAACAGCGCTACCAGTTTTGTGTCTGGCTTCGCAATATTTTCCATCCTGGGCTTCATGGCACAAGAGCAAGGGGTGGACATTGCCGATGTGGCAGAGTCAGGTACGAGGGTAAAAGTAGCAGTGATGGTGGGCACTGTtacttcaaattaaaaaaaaagacacaaaaatgaGTCAATCGTTTTAAAAAGAACGACGACAAAATCGGAGACACCAATACTAAAAtcgaattaataaataaacaagctgAAGATGTAGTTGTTAATGGAATATATCATCCGGGAGCGATTCTCACTCTCGTTGGATTCGTCAAACAAACTATGGAAATATATTGAGAGGATGTGCATGGAGACCCTGGGAAAGCTGAGCCCTTGATTGGATCTTGTCCAGTCCACTAACGGTGAAGAGTCTACAGTTAGTCGGAAACAGCTCTGTTAGAACTCATCAAGCCTGTTTCTGCAGATATTAAGGGGGGGAAAATAACCAAGAAAAATCTTGTGCCAAGCTCAcagaacaaataataaatttatggTTTCAGGATTTTTGGAATGCTGGCCTGTTTTGTTACCTGCATTTTGCTTTGATTTTTCCAACAGCTATTTGTGATGTTTGGCTGCTGTTCTGAGCAGATTGTATTTGTTCTTTTCCTCCATCCTGTAGACCATATTGGACAATTGTTCAGATCTTCAGTAATCAAGCTCTTCATTCCACATGCTCTCTCCATTCAGATTTAGAATTCTTTGATTTGCTCTTCTGGTTCACCTTTCAGTGCTAGATTAAAGAGGTGAAGTTATTTGATTCACTGGCTCCCTTTTTCATTGTTTAGTTCATCTGCAATGCTATTTCTTGCCTCTAAGGAGACTCTGGCATGCTCAGCTTCACTTCACACTGTGTATAAAGAATAAATCTTTATGGCTGTGTTTATACATCACATCTTATTTAAACTTACTTGGGCTGCTCTGCAGAAGAGTATGATTAATGTCATAGTTAGCCACAGGACTCTCCCAAAAGAGTTGTAATATATGAGTGTATTGgatatattatttaatgaaacatCATCAAAGGTAAGCAAAGCACATTATTTTAGAAGATTTTCTTCTGGGTGTGGCCAGCATCCTGCTTGCTTTAAATGCCAAAACCTGGCCCTGAGAGGGAGAATCATTTTGTACTTGGACAGAGACATCATCATGTAATTTGCTTGCCTGGATTCTGGACATATATTTAGCAGCTAAAATGTGCTGCTGTATGTgtttgctgggttttttttttgtttttatttgtttgtttggtttttaacATCTGTTAAATTGGTTTTGAAAATTGAATTTTGCAATGCCAGGTTAGCAAAGATTACCTGCAAGAGGACTTGGCAAGAGAAGGCAGTGTCCTGTTcctctttgttgttgttgctgttgataTCTGAGCAGaattacataaggaataatACTTTTTAGTCCTCTTTAGTCCTCTATAGTACTCAGCGTATGAATTTGTTAGAAGGACTCTTGTCTGGTTAATGCCATCAAGCTAACCAAAGAGACAAGAAAGTCTAATTAAAGTATTTGCAGCCTAGTGGATATAATTTGCCTGTCATAATTGCTTCGATGCCTAGGGTCTATCCGcgcattttttgtttgtttttctatttgATCTGTGCCGGTGTGCGCAATGTCGCGGCATGGATCAAAAGGTGCATGTGATTAGTGTTGCTAACTATACTCTACTCCACCTCCCCTCCCCGTCTCTGTTCTTTACCCTTCTAGGTCCTGGCTTGGCCTTCATTGCTTACCCTAAAGCTGTGACAATGATGCCTCTGCCTACATTTTGGGCCATTCTCTTCTTCATCATGCTTCTGCTACTAGGTCTCGACAGTCAGGTCAGTGTCTCACGATTGGTTATTATACTGCACAACCACCAGACTTGCATACTAAATGTCAGTTAAACTgtcagacaaataaaaaaaatgttgaaatgagTTGAAAGTGAATAGCCCTGAGATTCATACTTGCCCTGGTATTtgcacttcacacacactttcacttctTATCCCATGCTTTACATTGTGGCCCACTCTCAAAAGATGTTCTCAAAATCAGTGATCCAATAACTGTTAAAAAACTGTAAACTCTAtgcctatatacactatatggttatatatacacatcacaAGTTATATACTGCACACACAAGTTTCTTAAAAGGACAGAGAGGATTTGATTGGATAtctgatttgattggatatcTCAGCTGTATGCCTAACTACCTCTCTTGATAATATAGTCATTCAAATCCATCCCCAACTCCCAATGGTCACAAAAAAACCACCAAAAATATACAATCTTAGACTATGCATATGCGTCATGCTTATGAAAAGAGAGTCCATAATGTGAACCAAGAAAAAGCTCAGTGACAGCCATTTTAGAATCATCAGATGATCAGAGACATCCATTGACCACACTGGTGTTCAAGAAAGATGATCTTTGTAGATAAACTTGTAAACTTGAAGGTGGAAAGTAATACAAACTAGTGGGTGGTTGGATTCAGGAATGGTGCAGGGTCACTAGAGATTACCTGAAGAAGGTTGGGCAAGCCTGGGTGATGGTGGTTTATTGTCAAATGCTTCCTGTTGAAGTATGGTTTGAAATGATTTGCACTTTTTGAGAGTGTGATTAAGAAAAGAATACTTTGCCTAGTGGAGATAAcactctgtatttttattaaaacctgaTATCAGTTCCAGATATTGTTATCAGATAGCATATATGATCAAACGTAATATGCTGTCAAATCATGCCAAGGTCAAGCAGCTAACCAAGTGTGGCAATAAGTGGACATGCATTTAGTTGCATTTAGTTGATTTTGTGCATGTATGTGACATTATTCCCCGCACCATTACAGATAACCAGATGAAATAATTAATTCTGGTATACAAGAGGAATCATCATGGTGACCCTTACATGAGTTGGAGGGTCTATCACATTTCACTGTCCAAATGAAATTCTATACTGTGCTAAGTCAGCATGCTCACTGGTCCAGGGAAGCTGCTGAGCTTACTGCTGCTGGCCCAGTTAAACTGAATATGGCTTTCGAAATGGAATTAGTATAGCTTTTCCACACATCATCATCTAAAGAAATCCATGTGCAGTGCAGAAATTATAATCAGCTAATAATCAGAAAAGTagacaatgatttttttttttgattggcTCCTGACATCCCACCATTTGTATACAAAGTACTCCCTTCTAACATTATCTTTAAGCTCTTGTAGCTTTTAAAATCCCTTTGCTCGAGCTATTTTAGCAGCCCAATAAAACCTGGTTTCCATGAAGTCCCCTGATGTTGCTACTTTGTTTTCCTCTGACAGTTTGTTGAAGTGGAAGGACAGATCACTTCACTGGTGGATTTGTATCCATCCTTCCTACGGAAGGGTTACCGTCGAGAAATCTTCATAGCTATAATATGCTTTGTGAGCTACCTTCTGGGACTTACCATGGTCACTGAGGTAAGTTTGAAGAAAAATGCTCTGATATTGCTTGCTTGTAAAACGAATTCAATTATCAAATCATACCACAGTGCTACTGAATGCTCGATTCTAATaggtctgaaggtgttgattaattttctacaacagcacagcttggacagtagttccaaGATAGTAGTTGCAAGATTAATATTAACATGCTCATTGTAATACATAAtggtttttatagtaacagcttatacagggacttgtatggcagatgctcgtTCTTACCTCCACGTAGTGCAGCAAATAGGTCTTAACATCAATTTTGGATTTTCTCTACAATTAATTATTTGTACCTCCATCTATGCCTTTAttatcaatttttaattaaaatctcatACCTAAGTCCCCAGTGACAAGTAGAGTCACAGTTTTGTG encodes the following:
- the slc6a6b gene encoding solute carrier family 6 member 6b isoform X3, with product MAQKEKLQCLKDFHKDTLKPSPGKSPGTRPEDEAEGKHPQREKWASKLDFLLSVAGGFVGLGNVWRFPYLCYKNGGGAFLIPYFIFLFGGGLPVFFLEVALGQFTSQGGITCWEKICPIFTGIGYASIVIVSLLNIYYIVILAWGLYYLFQSFRPELPWASCNNEWNTEHCIEDTLRKNMSLGGPSNTTNFTSPVTEFWEHNVLSISDGIDNVGPVKWDLALCLLAMWVICFFCIWKGVKSTGKVVYITATFPFVMLAVLLIRGVTLPGAAEGIKFYLYPNVTRLQDPEVWIDAGTQIFFSYAICLGAMTSLGSYNKYKYNCYRDCLLLGGLNSATSFVSGFAIFSILGFMAQEQGVDIADVAESGPGLAFIAYPKAVTMMPLPTFWAILFFIMLLLLGLDSQFVEVEGQITSLVDLYPSFLRKGYRREIFIAIICFVSYLLGLTMVTEGGMYVFQLFDYYAASGVCLLWVAFFECIAVAWIYGADNFYDAIEDMIGYRPNPWMKWCWTAITPLLCVGCFIFSLVKYKPLTYNKIYEYPDWAIGLGWALALASMVCIPMVVVIKIIQSEGPLIERIKAVAAPVRGSTNSCPQEYRPKGSEMAHPLDPNGNNGLIKPSHTIVETMM
- the slc6a6b gene encoding solute carrier family 6 member 6b isoform X2 translates to MKEIMAQKEKLQCLKDFHKDTLKPSPGKSPGTRPEDEAEGKHPQREKWASKLDFLLSVAGGFVGLGNVWRFPYLCYKNGGGAFLIPYFIFLFGGGLPVFFLEVALGQFTSQGGITCWEKICPIFTGIGYASIVIVSLLNIYYIVILAWGLYYLFQSFRPELPWASCNNEWNTEHCIEDTLRKNMSLGGPSNTTNFTSPVTEFWEHNVLSISDGIDNVGPVKWDLALCLLAMWVICFFCIWKGVKSTGKVVYITATFPFVMLAVLLIRGVTLPGAAEGIKFYLYPNVTRLQDPEVWIDAGTQIFFSYAICLGAMTSLGSYNKYKYNCYRDCLLLGGLNSATSFVSGFAIFSILGFMAQEQGVDIADVAESGPGLAFIAYPKAVTMMPLPTFWAILFFIMLLLLGLDSQFVEVEGQITSLVDLYPSFLRKGYRREIFIAIICFVSYLLGLTMVTEGGMYVFQLFDYYAASGVCLLWVAFFECIAVAWIYGADNFYDAIEDMIGYRPNPWMKWCWTAITPLLCVGCFIFSLVKYKPLTYNKIYEYPDWAIGLGWALALASMVCIPMVVVIKIIQSEGPLIERIKAVAAPVRGSTNSCPQEYRPKGSEMAHPLDPNGNNGLIKPSHTIVETMM
- the slc6a6b gene encoding solute carrier family 6 member 6b isoform X1: MSSLEDGVNCDSMAQKEKLQCLKDFHKDTLKPSPGKSPGTRPEDEAEGKHPQREKWASKLDFLLSVAGGFVGLGNVWRFPYLCYKNGGGAFLIPYFIFLFGGGLPVFFLEVALGQFTSQGGITCWEKICPIFTGIGYASIVIVSLLNIYYIVILAWGLYYLFQSFRPELPWASCNNEWNTEHCIEDTLRKNMSLGGPSNTTNFTSPVTEFWEHNVLSISDGIDNVGPVKWDLALCLLAMWVICFFCIWKGVKSTGKVVYITATFPFVMLAVLLIRGVTLPGAAEGIKFYLYPNVTRLQDPEVWIDAGTQIFFSYAICLGAMTSLGSYNKYKYNCYRDCLLLGGLNSATSFVSGFAIFSILGFMAQEQGVDIADVAESGPGLAFIAYPKAVTMMPLPTFWAILFFIMLLLLGLDSQFVEVEGQITSLVDLYPSFLRKGYRREIFIAIICFVSYLLGLTMVTEGGMYVFQLFDYYAASGVCLLWVAFFECIAVAWIYGADNFYDAIEDMIGYRPNPWMKWCWTAITPLLCVGCFIFSLVKYKPLTYNKIYEYPDWAIGLGWALALASMVCIPMVVVIKIIQSEGPLIERIKAVAAPVRGSTNSCPQEYRPKGSEMAHPLDPNGNNGLIKPSHTIVETMM